Proteins encoded in a region of the Vicia villosa cultivar HV-30 ecotype Madison, WI linkage group LG5, Vvil1.0, whole genome shotgun sequence genome:
- the LOC131604769 gene encoding uncharacterized protein LOC131604769 yields MGARTIGGDVRAANSIGDEPILLFDLEIEKTIRRNRAKNRTVGENPRITLRDYFTPSTNITTSIVNPPVEANNFELKPGLIQMVQNSTMFRGALTKDPNAHLKNFVRVSDSIKCNGVTPEAIRMQLFPWSLADKATTWLDSLPDESITTWDGVKQKFLNKYFPPGKDAKIQAEITNFSQFEEAWERLQDKLRSCPHHGFEKWQILEILYNGLSSQNRRVIDSACGGSILNKEPAEVYNLVAEITADSAQWATNDRHFKKPAGMYKVNVETNFDINLDAISKQIETLMKAQVQPAPIAHSIDDGLSEEANFLGQKKSELRSGMQDSFVRYMEKVGHPCMGVLSNYMNKTDERLQSIEDLIKAQGQRAPSTEEVNYIHNPNRGQNDPYSNTYNQVQEEKKLEANDVLVQFMEQTNEKFGTLEGHISSILTLLSQRTQGSLPTQTEPNPKEKNEHCKVVTLRSGKELNQENNQDGQALVQEKEALTEGSTSKDQHHGKNKDEQVKVSVPFPQRLRNDQHDKQFARFLEIFRKLHINIPFAEAISQMPKYAKFLKDIISNKKKLEGFETVKLNEECSDIVLKKLPPKLKDPGSFNIPCTIGSSHFEKALCDLGANFVVLDMEEDEEVPIFMGRPFLATGDAIIEVKKGKLTLKLGDEKVIFQVFNSLKNPSSFASCNFVQTKDINDMITSDVFDDFRVQDPLEKVLTLQGLGTIEGGEEEEFLNFLQARLPPKN; encoded by the exons ATGGGTGCAAGGACTATAGGCGGTGATGTGAGAGCAGCAAATAGCATAGGTGAT GAGCCTATTTTGCTTTTTGATCTTGAAATTGAAAAAACTATTCGCAGAAACAGAGCAAAGAATAGAACAGTGGGTGAAAATCCAAGAATAACGCTTCGAGACTACTTCACTCCCTCAACAAACATTACTACCAGCATAGTTAACCCACCTGTGGAAGCTAACAATTTTGAACTCAAACCAGGTTTAATTCAAATGGTTCAAAATTCCACTATGTTTAGGGGTGCACTGACTAAAGACCCAAACGCCCATCTGAAGAATTTTGTAAGAGTTTCAGACTCAATAAAGTGTAATGGCGTCACACCAGAAGCCATTAGAATGCAACTATTTCCATGGTCATTGGCCGACAAGGCAACTACTTGGTTAGACTCGTTGCCGGATGAGTCCATCACTACATGGGATGGAGTGAAACAAAAATTCTTGAATAAATACTTCCCTCCCGGAAAGGATGCCAAGATTCAAGCTGAAATCACTAACTTTTCTCAATTTGAAGAAGCATGGGAAAGACTTCAAGACAAGCTCCGAAGTTGTCCTCACCATGGATTTGAGAAGTGGCAAATACTTGAAATTTTGTACAACGGATTGTCATCTCAGAATAGAAGAGTTATTGATTCAGCTTGTGGGGGCTCTATTCTAAATAAAGAGCCAGCGGAAGTGTATAATTTAGTTGCAGAGATAACGGCTGATAGTGCTCAGTGGGCTACAAATGACAGACACTTTAAGAAACCAGCTGGGATGTATAAGGTGAATGTTGAAACCAACTTTGACATAAATCTAGATGCCATttctaaacaaattgaaacactgATGAAGGCACAAGTTCAACCTGCTCCCATAGCTCACTCAATCGATGACGGCCTAAGTGAAGAAGCTAACTTTCTCGGCCAAAAGAAAAGTGAGTTGAGGTCTGGCATGCAAGATTCTTTTGTTAGATACATGGAGAAGGTAGGACATCCTTGCATGGGTGTATTATCTAACTATATGAATAAAACTGATGAAAGACTCCAATCCATTGAAGATTTGATAAAAGCACAAGGTCAACGAGCTCCATCAACCGAAGAGGTCAATTATATTCATAATCCAAACAGAGGCCAGAATGATCCTTATTCAAACACGTACAACCAAG TGCAAGAGGAGAAAAAGTTAGAAGCCAATGATGTTTTAGTCCAGTTTATGGAACAGACAAATGAAAAATTTGGAACCTTGGAGGGTCATATATCAAGTATCCTTACCTTGTTATCTCAAAGGACTCAAGGATCACTACCTACTCAAACCGAGCCTAATCCAAAGGAGAAGAATGAGCATTGCAAGGTTGTCACTCTTAGAAGCGGCAAAGAGCTAAATCAAGAAAACAATCAAGATGGTCAGGCACTCGTGCAAGAAAAAGAAGCTCTTACTGAAGGGAGCACTTCCAAAGATCAACACCATGGAAAGAATAAAGATGAGCAAGTGAAGGTAAGTGTTCCTTTTCCTCAAAGACTTAGAAATGACCAACATGATAAGCAATTTGCTAGATTTCTTGAAATTTTTAGGAAATTGCATATTAACATTCCTTTTGCTGAAGCTATTTCTCAAATGCCTAAATATGCTAAGTTTTTAAAAGATattatttcaaacaaaaagaagtTAGAAGGCTTTGAGACAGTTAAGCTTAATGAGGAATGTTCTGATATAGTTTTAAAGAAATTACCACCTAAGCTTAAGGATCCCGGTAGTTTTAATATTCCTTGTACAATTGGTAGCTCTCATTTTGAAAAGGCATTGTGTGATTTAGGAGCAA attttgtgGTATTGGACATGGAAGAGGATGAGGAAGTTCCAATATTTATGGGACGACCTTTCTTAGCCACCGGCGACGCAATAATTGAAGTTAAAAAAGGAAAATTGACCTTGAAATTAGGAGATGAAAAAGTTATATTTCAAGTTTTTAATTCATTGAAAAATCCTTCCTCATTTGCTTCATGTAATTTTGTTCAAACCAAAGATATTAATGATATGATTACTTCTGACGTTTTCGATGATTTTAGGGTGCAAGATCCTCTAGAAAAAGTACTAACCTTGCAGGGACTTGGTACGATAGAAGGCGGTGAGGAAGAGGAGTTCTTAAATTTTTTGCAGGCTCGCCTCCCCCCAAAGAATTAG